CAGGATCGCGATAGGGCGTGGCGGAGATGCCGAAATTACGGCCATATTGCTGGCGAACAGCGGGAATATTGACGACGCCGGTCTTCAAATCCGACGAGCCCGCATCGATCGGCGGCGCCGGAAGATGCGGCTCCACCTTCTTCACCTCGCTTCGAAGCAGCCGATTGAGACAATCGAAGGAACGATCGGCGCCGATCTGCACATCGACACAGGAGCCCGGCGCGGCGACCGCTGGCGCGCCGCCGATGATGATCTCCTCCTTCGCCGGCGCGGCGTCCTCGCCCCGGCACGGCGCCGCGAGCAGCAAGGCGATGATGGCGAGGCGCAGCCGTCTCATCGCAGCCGCACCGCGCTGGCGCTCGCTTGCGCGACGAGATGATCGAAGCTCGCATTGATGGCGTTGAAATCCGGTCCGCGCGAAGAGGCCGAGAGGCAGTCGCGGCGGCAGCGCGTGGCCAGCATGGCGCCGACGGCGCCGCGCCGCGGCGGATCGCCGAATGTGGCGATCGGCACGGCGCCCGTCACCTGATAGCCACGCGCCGCCAGCTTCGAGCGCACGGCGAGACAATAATCGACCGAAAGGCGCGAGAAGCGCGTCTCGCCATGGCCGGCGCGATATTTCATCGCGGCGGTGCAGATATCTCCGCCGGCGAGCCTCCAGGCGCCGGCGAGATAGGTGACGCCATAGTGAATATTGGTCGCCGGCTCCGCGAGCGCCTCCGCGCCGCCGGCAAAGCCCAGCATGCGCGCCGTCGAAGGCATCACCTGCATCAGGCCGATCTCGCCGGACGTGCCCACCGCATGCGGATCATAGCCGCTCTCGACGGCCATCACCGCGTCGGCCACCTCGCCCGGCAGGCCGGCGCGACGCGCCTCGGCATGCGCGAGCGCTCGATAATCCGTCGCCGACCCGCGCGGCGTCTGCGGCGGCCCGGGCTCCGCCGAGGCGAACTGCGGCCGCTGCTCTTCCGCTGCGAGACGCGCGCCGGAGAGCGCGACGAAGATCGTTGCCAGAATGAGCGCGGGAACGGTTCGACGAATGTTCATCCGCGCCCCGCATCAGTCGAGGCGCGGTTCTCGATCTGCAGTGAAAGCTGCAGATGGAGCGGCTGCAGCATGTCCGCCGGCGGAGGCGCGCCGATGCGCCGATGCAGCAGCAGCGCGCGCAATTCGACGACGGCGGCGGCGTCGACCCCGGTGAATTCCGCGCGCGCCACCTCGCCATTGGCGAGAAACCAGAGCCGAGCGACAAACCGCGTCGTCGTCCCGCGCTGCTGCCTCCCGCCATCGAGCGAAGCGCGCAACCGGCGCGCAGCCTCGTCCTCGCCCGAGAGCCAGTCCTGCACGCGGCTCTTCACCATCGCGGAATAATCCCGCCAGGCGGCCGGCGCATCATTGGGAGATTTGAACGCGCTCGCCGGCGCGCAGGCGAGAACGCCCGCCGCGACGATCGCGCAGAGTGAAAGAATACGTCTCGGCATGGCGGCGGTCACGAGGCCTGCGCCAGCGCCGCCGCATGCTGCAGCGCGACCTCGGCGCGGTCGCGCATCCCCATCGCCTCGAGCGCGGCGCCCAGCGAGGCGTAGAATTCGGCGGGTTGATTTTGATCGATCATGATCGCCCGATGAAAATGCTCGATCGCCTCCTTCGGCGCGCGCAGCTTCTGCAGCGCCATCGCATAGGCCGCATGAGGCGCGGCGCTCTGCGGCTCGAGCTCGATCGCCTTGGCGAATTGCGCGCGCGCCTCGCGAGCGCGGCCGGCAGCGACGAGCGTCTCGGCGAGCGCGAGGCGCGCCGGAACGAAGGCCGCGTCGACCTCGACCGCGCGCTCGAGCAAAGTCTGCGACTGCGCGAGATCCTGCGCGCGCTCCAGCGCGCCGAGATTGCAGAGGGTGAAGAGATGCGACGGCGCGCGCTTCAGCACGCGTTCGAAGATCGCTTTGGCGCGCGTCGGATCGCCGGCGCAAAGACGCCGCGTCGCCTCGGAGAACAGAGCATCGCACAGCAGCGCTTCGTCCGCGGGCGCGAGATCCGCGATCTCGCGCGCCTCCTCCTGCGCGCAGAGGCCGGCGGCCTGCTCCGCTTCCGCGTGACCGCGCGCGCGCGCTTCGTCGAAGCTCACGCTCGCGAGATCGGAAAAACCCAGCCGACGCAGCGCTTCGGCGAATCCGAAATGCCAGTCGCCGCGGCCGGCGTCGAGCGCCAGCGCGGCGGCGAAGGCCGCGGCGGCCGAAACCGGACGCTGCTCGAGCAGCAGCAGCGCGCCGAGCTGCGCATGGCCGTCGGCATTGTGAGGATTGAGCTCGAGCGCCGTCGTGAACAGGCTCAGCGCCGCCTCGCGCTCGCCGAGACGCGCCGCAATCACGCCGCGCAGATAAGCGACAGCCTCTTCCGTGCTCGGCTCGCCGCTCAATGTCTTCAGCAGCACATCGGCGCCGTCGAGGCGGCCCGCCTGGATCATCGTGACCGCGCGCTCGAAGACGGCGCGGATATAGTCGGGATGGCGTGCGCCCGGCGCGTTCTGGTCCGTCATGGGATTACCCGAGCCCCCTGCCCTGCTCGCGGCTGAGATCGCACCAGCGCGTCCACAGCCGCTCCAATTCGTTCGACAAATTCCGCCCGAAACGCAGCTGATCATTGAGCGGCGACGCCGCGATCGTCTCGCGCAGGCCGGCCCGCAACGCCGCGAGATCCTGCGGACGCTTCGCCCAATCCACGGCCAGCGCGACATAATCATCGATCGACCGGGTGCAGAAATCGCCGAGCCCCGCGGCGGTCAGATGCGACGCCGCATGGCGTCCCGCGAAAGTGTCGCCGACATAGGTCACCGTCGGCACGCCCATCCACATCGCCTCGAGCGTGGTGACGCCGGCCGAATAGGGGAAAGTGTCGAGCGCGAGATCTACTCTCTCATTGTAGAAATCGAGCAGATCGCGCTGCTCGGTGCGGCCGACGAGCTCCACATGCGCGCGCGAGAGCCCGCCCTGCTCGAGCACGCGATACAGCGCCTCCTGCGTCGCGCTCTCGTCGAGCCCGCCATAGACCATGAGAATGCGCGCGCCGGGAATCTGCTCGACGATGCGCGCCCAGGCGCGCCCGACCTCGGGATTGATCTTCGCCGGACGATTGAAGCAGCCGAAAGTGACGGCGCCGCTCGCGAGCGCGGGAAGCGGCGCCACATCGGGCGCGCTGGTCGGGGGATGATAGCAGACGTAACAGTCCGGCAGGCGAATGACCGGCTCCGTGTAGAATTCGTCGTCCTGCGGCGGAATCTCCACCGGATCGGCGATGAGCCCGTCATAGGTGTCGAGACCGACGGTGCCGACATAGCCGGCCCAGCCGAGCTGGATCGGCGCGGCGCGGCGCGCGAAGACGGCGAGACGATTGCCGGCGGTATGTCCGGAGAGGTCGAAGAGAATGTCGATCCGATGCTGCTCGATCAGCGCCGCGAAGGCGTCGTCCTCGAGATCCGACACATCGTTCCAGCTTTGCGCCGCGGCCTTGTAGCGCGCGCTGAAATCATCGTCCTCGCGCGTCGCGTCGGTCTTGTAGCAATAGATCTCATAGCCGAAAGCGGCGAGCTGCTCGAAGGCGCGCAGCGTCAGAAACGCCGCCGCATGGCGATGCATGTCGGCCGACACCACGCCGATGCGCGGCTTGCGCGTGGGGTCCGGATCATTGTCGAAAGCGAGCCGGTCGCGCGGCGCGCTCGGCCGGTACAGCGCCGCCCATTTCTCATGCGCCTCGAGCAGCTCGCGCTTAGTGACGCTCGGATAATGCTGGAGCGCGAACAGCAGCGTGCCGGCGGCGTTGGCGCTGTCCGGCGCGAGCGCGCAGGCGCGGCGATAGGAGGCGACGGCTTCGTCGATGCGTCCCTGCCCGAGCAGCCCGAAGCCATGCCCGATATGATGTTCCGGCTGCAGCGGATCGAGCGCGATGGCGCGATCGATATAGCGCAGGCCCTTCTCGTAGAAGCGATGATTGATGAGGAATTGGCCGAACGCATATTGCGGCAGCGCCACGTCCGGCGCGACCTTCGCGGCCATCTCGAACAGTCGCGCGGCCTGCTGGTCGCGCGCGGCGGCGCCGAAATCGACGCCGAGCTCGAGCATGGCGCGGTAGTTGTTGCTGTCCAGCGCCGCGGCGGCCTGCAGATCGTCGACAGCCCTGTCATAGTCGCCCTGCATCACCCTCGCCAGGCCGCGCGTGCGATAGGCGTCGGCGAAGGCGCCGTCGAGCGTCAGCGCGCGGTCGAGCGCCGCGAGCGCCTCGGCGCGACGGTTCTCGGTGAGCAGCGCGAGGCCGAGACTATATTGCGCCAGCGGCAGGTTCGGCGTCAGCGCCAGGCCGCGCTGCAGGAAGGGAACGCCCTGCCGCGTTCGCCCCGTTCGCGCGAGACAGGTGCCGATCTCGGTCAAGGATCGCGGATGATCGGGAGTGACCGCGAGCTCGCGCTCGAAAGCGGCGATCGCCTCGTCGAAACGGTCGCTCCGGCACAGAGCGACGCCATGGACGAAATGATATCCGGGCTGATCGGGCGCGCAGCGAGCCGCCTCCGCGAATGCATCCAGCGCGTCCTGCCAATGATCGGCGCGCGCGTGCTCGAGCCCGCGCGCGTGATATTTGCGCGCGCGCGCCAGCCGAACGTCCGACCTCTCGGCGCCTTCATATGCGCGATCGGCCGACGTCTCGATCGCGCCCGACGTTGCCGCCATTTCCCCACATCTCCATCGAACGAAGCGAAATATAAAAAGCCTCCGCGCGCGCCGCGACTCATATTTTTCACCGCCGCCGGAATTTTTTTTTCGTGATCGTGGACGCGCCGCCGTCTGTGAAGTGTAGGGGGGCGTGTACGGCGACGAACCACGGGCGGCCGGGTGATTTCGCGCGACCTTACGACGATCCATTGGGAGAAACTCATGTCCGTTTTTTCTGTCAGCAAAGGTCTGCGTGACGGAAGCTCGCTTCTCGCGCTTTCGACCGTCGCCCTGATCGCCGCGCAGCCGGCCCACGCCGACAACAAAGGCATCTTCGGCGGCGGCAGCACGCTCGCTTCGCTCGCCATGCGCCAGATCGGCGACTGCTATCTGCGCCAGTCGGTGACCGGCGACGGCTACACGTTCAGCGGCTCGTTCAATGCGAACAAGCCGACGCCGGCCCTGCTGCCGACGACCTGCACCGCGGTCTCCCCCGTGATGGTGCTCTACGGCGGCGTCGGCAGCAGCGCCGGCCTGCGCGGCTATGTGACCAACGATCCCAAGCAGCTGTTCCGCGGCAGCGTCACCACCACGACGGCCTCGCAGACGGTTCAGCTCCCGGCCGATCCGCCGAAGTATCTCGATAGCGCCGCCGCGGCGCCGTTCAACGCCTATCCCTATCCGAGCCTCGATTTCGGCGCGGGCGACTCGCCGCTGCCGTCCACTCTGGTCACCACGACCGGCACGACGGGCGTTGCCTCGTATATCGTCAAGCCGTCGGCCAATTGGCAGTCTGCGAGCAAGATCACCGCCACGCGCTCCAACACGACCTCGACGGTCGCCTACGACACCGCCAAATTTGGCCAGCCGATTCAGCTGCCGCTGTTCGAGGCTCCCGTCTCCGTCGCCGTCAATCTCCCGGCTGTCGGCACGACCGGCGTGAAGACGGTCAACGGCGTGAAGTGGACCATCAAGTCGCAGGTCTCGTCGACGGGCGTCGGCGACCGCATCCAGCTGTCCTCCGCTCAGGTCTGTGCGATTTTCTCGGGCCTCGTGAAGGATTGGAAGGCCACCACCACCATCCCCTATCTCAAGTCCAATGGCACGGCCGGCACGCAGAATTTCGCCGCGTCCAACACCTGGCATGCGGCGCACTCCGGCGCCGGCACCGGCGGCGGCACGCCCTACGCCAGCGTCAGCACCCCGATCACCGTGGTCTATCGTTCGGACGGCAGCGGCACGAGCTTCATCTTCACCAACTATCTGCGGACGGTCTGCCCGCTGCTCGATCCGAAGGACAAGTTCGGCTACAAGACGATCTACGCGAGCAATCTGCCCGACAACAGCTTCCAGAAGCTCGTCGACAACATCACCGCCTACGGCCGCACGGTCAATTGGATCGGCGCCTCCGGCAGCGACGCCGTCGCCTCGGCGATCGGCAATGACGCCGCCAACCATGGCCGCATCGGCTATCTGAGCAACGACTTCGTCGCGCCCTACAATCCGGTCACGACGACGCGTCCCGCCGGCAGCGCGCGTCTGCAGAACGACTATCTGCGCTCTATCGGCGTCTACTACCCGGGCCAGACCGTCGGCGGCAAGGCTTACAACTTCGTCGCCCCGACCCCGTCGAACGCCGATGTGGCCTGGTCGTCGCTGGCTTCCTTCGGCGTCACGCCGTCGGCGAGCTGGAAGTACACGGACTACAACGTCTACGCCAAGACCTTCCCGGCGACGACCTATCTTCCGGGCAGCGGCACCGCGGTCAACATCACCGGCCTGTCCATCCTGCCGCTCGCCAAGGGCGCCAACGCCTATCCGGCCGTCGGCACCCCCCATGCGTATCTCTACAGCTGCTATGGCGCTGGCTCTGTCGGCTCGTCCACGACCCGCGTCACCAATCTGAAGTCGTTCCTGGTGTGGTTCTACGACGACGCCCGCTCGCGGAACATTCTCGTCAACAACGGCTTCCACTCGCTGTCGACCACCTGGATCCAGAACATCAAGTCGCAGTTCCTGCAGGGCTCGAAGACCACTTCGATCACCGCCTACAACGCTCTCAGCAAGGTCAATGGCTGCAAGAACGTGACCGGCGGCGCGAACTGATCTTTCGCTCCTTCGGTTTCGCTATCGCCGGGCGCGTCGAAAGACGCGCCCGGTTTTTTTTATTCGCGGCGACGCGCTGACGACATCGCGCGCGGCGACGCAGCCGATCGGCTCGCTTTCCCATTTGCGGGATGCTGGAAAAAAGAGCGAGCCTTCAGGCTCGCTTCTTTTCATGACATGCGTCGGCGCGGTCAGCGTCTGCGGCGCTTCTGATCCTCAGCGCCGCCGGCGCTCGCGGGCGCCGACGCTCCGGCGCCTTCGGCGTCATTCTCGGAGCCGCCATAGCCGAGCACCTCGACG
The sequence above is a segment of the Methylosinus trichosporium OB3b genome. Coding sequences within it:
- a CDS encoding lytic transglycosylase domain-containing protein; this translates as MNIRRTVPALILATIFVALSGARLAAEEQRPQFASAEPGPPQTPRGSATDYRALAHAEARRAGLPGEVADAVMAVESGYDPHAVGTSGEIGLMQVMPSTARMLGFAGGAEALAEPATNIHYGVTYLAGAWRLAGGDICTAAMKYRAGHGETRFSRLSVDYCLAVRSKLAARGYQVTGAVPIATFGDPPRRGAVGAMLATRCRRDCLSASSRGPDFNAINASFDHLVAQASASAVRLR
- a CDS encoding tetratricopeptide repeat protein; translation: MTDQNAPGARHPDYIRAVFERAVTMIQAGRLDGADVLLKTLSGEPSTEEAVAYLRGVIAARLGEREAALSLFTTALELNPHNADGHAQLGALLLLEQRPVSAAAAFAAALALDAGRGDWHFGFAEALRRLGFSDLASVSFDEARARGHAEAEQAAGLCAQEEAREIADLAPADEALLCDALFSEATRRLCAGDPTRAKAIFERVLKRAPSHLFTLCNLGALERAQDLAQSQTLLERAVEVDAAFVPARLALAETLVAAGRAREARAQFAKAIELEPQSAAPHAAYAMALQKLRAPKEAIEHFHRAIMIDQNQPAEFYASLGAALEAMGMRDRAEVALQHAAALAQAS
- a CDS encoding tetratricopeptide repeat protein codes for the protein MAATSGAIETSADRAYEGAERSDVRLARARKYHARGLEHARADHWQDALDAFAEAARCAPDQPGYHFVHGVALCRSDRFDEAIAAFERELAVTPDHPRSLTEIGTCLARTGRTRQGVPFLQRGLALTPNLPLAQYSLGLALLTENRRAEALAALDRALTLDGAFADAYRTRGLARVMQGDYDRAVDDLQAAAALDSNNYRAMLELGVDFGAAARDQQAARLFEMAAKVAPDVALPQYAFGQFLINHRFYEKGLRYIDRAIALDPLQPEHHIGHGFGLLGQGRIDEAVASYRRACALAPDSANAAGTLLFALQHYPSVTKRELLEAHEKWAALYRPSAPRDRLAFDNDPDPTRKPRIGVVSADMHRHAAAFLTLRAFEQLAAFGYEIYCYKTDATREDDDFSARYKAAAQSWNDVSDLEDDAFAALIEQHRIDILFDLSGHTAGNRLAVFARRAAPIQLGWAGYVGTVGLDTYDGLIADPVEIPPQDDEFYTEPVIRLPDCYVCYHPPTSAPDVAPLPALASGAVTFGCFNRPAKINPEVGRAWARIVEQIPGARILMVYGGLDESATQEALYRVLEQGGLSRAHVELVGRTEQRDLLDFYNERVDLALDTFPYSAGVTTLEAMWMGVPTVTYVGDTFAGRHAASHLTAAGLGDFCTRSIDDYVALAVDWAKRPQDLAALRAGLRETIAASPLNDQLRFGRNLSNELERLWTRWCDLSREQGRGLG
- a CDS encoding substrate-binding domain-containing protein; its protein translation is MSVFSVSKGLRDGSSLLALSTVALIAAQPAHADNKGIFGGGSTLASLAMRQIGDCYLRQSVTGDGYTFSGSFNANKPTPALLPTTCTAVSPVMVLYGGVGSSAGLRGYVTNDPKQLFRGSVTTTTASQTVQLPADPPKYLDSAAAAPFNAYPYPSLDFGAGDSPLPSTLVTTTGTTGVASYIVKPSANWQSASKITATRSNTTSTVAYDTAKFGQPIQLPLFEAPVSVAVNLPAVGTTGVKTVNGVKWTIKSQVSSTGVGDRIQLSSAQVCAIFSGLVKDWKATTTIPYLKSNGTAGTQNFAASNTWHAAHSGAGTGGGTPYASVSTPITVVYRSDGSGTSFIFTNYLRTVCPLLDPKDKFGYKTIYASNLPDNSFQKLVDNITAYGRTVNWIGASGSDAVASAIGNDAANHGRIGYLSNDFVAPYNPVTTTRPAGSARLQNDYLRSIGVYYPGQTVGGKAYNFVAPTPSNADVAWSSLASFGVTPSASWKYTDYNVYAKTFPATTYLPGSGTAVNITGLSILPLAKGANAYPAVGTPHAYLYSCYGAGSVGSSTTRVTNLKSFLVWFYDDARSRNILVNNGFHSLSTTWIQNIKSQFLQGSKTTSITAYNALSKVNGCKNVTGGAN